One Glycine max cultivar Williams 82 chromosome 1, Glycine_max_v4.0, whole genome shotgun sequence genomic window, AGCTACCCAaaccttaattaaaaaattcaaatattaaatcagCAGTGGCAACATCTTTTTATAATTGACCAAAATACAAacgaaaagtataaaaaaatattgattaagaaattgaaTAGGGACCCACAGTGTAGCAATGTGAATCCCCCTTGGTGGTAAGGAGAGAAAGAGGAGTTGGACTTTTCCCTGCAACTGGGATGCTTAACCAAACTCAACCGACTTTTGACGTAGCTTCCTTCTCCCTccttccctctctctctctctctctctccgtgTTATTTAATCTATTTCGTGTTAACGACCACATTCCACAGATCAAAAACACGGAACCTTCTCAGTTCTCACACAACATAAACACATACAAGAACAGAGCAATATATCTATCTATTTCTCTGTTCTGTTGTCTCagcaaaacaaataataaaatcctCTCGTAGCTACCTTCAACAACTCTTGTTCATGGCGTGTCACCGTTGGCTCTGTATATCactgttgctgctgctgctgctgagtTTAGCTTCGCAGAGTTGCCACGCTCTCCATTCGTTCGGGTTCGACATTCACCACCGTTTCTCCGATCCCGTGAAAGAGATTCTCGGCGTTCATGATTTACCCGACAAGGGAACTCGACAATACTATGTTGCTATGGCCCACAGAGACCGAATATTCCGGGGCCGGAGACTCGCCGCCGGTTACCACTCGCCTCTCACTTTTATCCCCTCCAACGAGACTTATCAGATTGAAGCCTTTGGATTGTACGAATTCTTTGACCACTTGCAAAAATGttcatttctctttttatattttctgggtgctatttttttttttttttgttagagttTTGTATGTATAGATCTGTGCAAAGATGGAATATGATTTATGTTTTTGGTGCTTGaaaaaaaggtgcagaagagaATCTCAAggggatattttttttctttcttttttaagataCCATAATATGAagtttggaaaagaaaaaaaaaaggatctttccttcttttcatttttgggttgtgaaaatattttatttaaaatttacaccctttgtctttttttttttcaatacggGAAATTTTGAATGAGTTTTGTTGTGTGTGGTAGCATTAGTAATTTATCCTCCTTATTTGGATTTCAGCTTGCATTTTGCCAATGTTTCTGTTGGGACTCCACCATTATCGTTTCTGGTGGCATTGGATACTGGCAGTGACTTGTTCTGGTTACCTTGCAATTGTACCAAATGTGTGCATGGTATAGGCTTATCAAATGGAGAGGTATGCCAtctcatttattgttttaaatattttttcttttaattatatactttttattttatattttatctgaTTACTTGCTAGTTTGTAATTTATGAGTGTTGGTGAATTCCCTATGTGAAACTTCATTGACATCATTATTAGTTGCTGAAGGATATCTTGATATTTTGGATAAATGGAATCATATTGCTCTTGTCTTCTGATGTAgaagtttaaatttaatgacACTTTCTTAATACTTTTACCTGACAGAAAATTGCTTTTAATATCTATGATCTTAAAGGATCATCCACAAGCCAACCCGTTTTGTGCAATAGCAGCTTATGTGAGCTACAGAGACAATGCCCTTCATCTGATACCATCTGTCCATATGAAGTAAACTATCTATCGAATGGTACTTCAACTACTGGATTCCTGGTGGAAGATGTGTTGCACTTAATTACAGATGACGATAAAACAAAAGATGCCGACACACGAATTACTTTTGGGTAAATTTCTCAACATCTTACTGAAATATTTTGTTGGGAATACATATACTGATCTACGTATGAAGCATTAGAGTGTATTCTTGCCGGTCATTATAGTCTTACTCGGCTTGAACATCATTGTCTCAAGTGAAGGATACATGTGGTCTATACCAAAAAAAGAGTGCATCCTTGGCCATACTGCATTCCACTGCCTTAGGAAGTTGGCAAAAATTTCACCCTCTAGGAAGGTTGATGATACCCACCATAATGACAACATCCAATAAACCTTTATTGGGTTTTGAGCTGGAGAGTATTAAGCTGCCAAGATGATCCTTGAAATTAAACTATTATTTCACCATCATAGCTTCTGTTTGATTCTTGTTCTTTGAAACTGCTAGGTATAATCAACTTTTTCTTTGGCCTCACTTGTCTTTAACAACCTGCTCATTGTTATTTGTCATTCAATATGTTGCAGTTGTGGCCAAGTTCAGACTGGTGCATTTTTGGATGGGGCAGCTCCAAATGGTCTGTTTGGACTAGGAATGAGCAATGAATCTGTCCCAAGTATCCTAGCCAAAGAAGGGCTCACTTCGAATTCCTTTTCAATGTGTTTTGGATCTGATGGTCTTGGAAGAATCACATTTGGGGATAATAGTAGCTTGGTCCAAGGAAAGACACCATTCAACCTCAGGGCATTGCAGTAAGTAGTTATTCTTCTCTCCTTTTAGTCTAAACAAGAAGTGGGCACTTATATGCACACTGAAACAtactaaaaaagaataaaaatgaattagtGTTGGCTGAATTGGTAACTAAAAAGTCTTTGGTTTGATTCAAGTTGAGGCTCATGACATGCCTTGACCTTAATAGCACCCTCCTCTCCCCTAAACTtctttggtaaaagaaaaagaaacatacaACAGAAACTATAGAAGAAATTATTGAGTCTAACTTAATTTAACTAGTGCTTATTTTAACATGTGTATTTCTTTCCAGTCCTACTTATAACATCACCGTTACCCAAATTATTGTGGGAGAAAAAGTTGATGATCTCGAGTTTCATGCAATATTTGACTCTGGTACCTCGTTCACATACCTAAACGACCCAGCTTATAAGCAGATTACTAACAGTGTAAGTAATCTTGATTTTAGTTGATTAAGAAGGTAACTAGAGCTTCATGTGACatgagtttataatttttttccattatttttgtAGTTTAATTCAGAAATTAAACTACAACGGCATTCAACTTCTAGTTCTAATGAGCTCCCCTTTGAGTACTGTTATGAATTAAGGTGATTTATAGCTTGAGAGAAGCCTCTACTACTactttttcctttaaatttaaaCCATCGCACTGATTTTGACTTTACCTGCAGTCCTAACCAGACTGTTGAACTTTCCATTAATCTGACTATGAAAGGTGGAGACAATTATCTTGTCACGGACCCTATAGTAACGGTCAGTGGTGAGGTGAGAACATAAAATCCAACTTTGGGTTTCCTTAATATTAATATCTAATGATTTTCAGCCCTCTTAACCTCATAAATGTTTCTTGTAATGTCCAGGGTATTAACTTACTTTGTTTGGGAGTCCTGAAAAGCAACAACGTGAATATCATAGGACGTgagtattttaattgaaaaaaaactaaattatatctGACTATATGATCTTGAAGCTTTCATTTCAGATTACTTTGTCAATTCATGCTTCTTATCAATATAGCAGCCACAACTGCTATATTCTTATTAGACCTTCTTATGTTTCTTCTGAAATTCTTTAGCATTCGCCAATGCCTGTCTTGTTTGTCTGTTTTTAAGTTTAACAAATCACACATCAATACTATGACAAAAACACCTAAACTTCCACAGTTATTGTTGATGCATTGATACATACCTGAAATATTCGTTGTATTTATCTTCATGCAGAAAATTTCATGACTGGTTACCGTATAGTCTTTGACCGTGAGAACATGATTCTTGGTTGGAGGGAATCTAACTGTGAGTACAGTTCACCCCTATTGCTTCAGTACACTGCATCCTTTCTccattaattattcttaatgAGACATGTTATTCACAGGTTATGATGATGAACTCTCTACTTTACCTATTAACCGATCAAATACACCTGCTATTTCTCCTGCCATAGCTGTGAATCCTGAAGCAAGATCAAGCCAGTCTAATAATCCTGTGCTGTCACCTAATCTCTCATTTAAGATAAAACCTACTTCTGCGTTTATGATGGCCCTTTTTGTGCTTTTGGCCATATTTTGAGCATATCTTATAGGCTATTCAGTGTTATATTACTAATATTAGTATTTTCTTTAGCACACACCAGAGAAGCGTTATTACTACGCATTTTTTGGATTCTTAGTAGCACTATTTTGATAATGAGTTTGTAAATAATGTAACAACATGTCAGTATAGttgtgaaaatatatatttccatTCTTACATTTAACTTTTATGGTTGTTGTCTGACTTCATTTTTTACTCGGTCTCAAATGCAAATCCTCACAGGTCAGTTACAAATTCTCAGTTGTAAATGCAGAACTGTGTTGACTCGTGACTTGGACAAGCACCAATCAAATTGCGCTGGTTGTGCAAGAAAAACGGAGGATTTGTAACTGAGGAAGATACCATCTGCTTCTTCAGTTGCACCAATCATCTTTGATCAGTTTCGCAACTATTATCATGCCTTATCAATATATTATCTTACGAACACATGCACACACATAGAAGAATGAAAATCTTGGTCAAGTATGTGAAgcaaatcataaaaattaaaaaatataaattcactTAATCTATATATGAAGAACAAAACGTATATCCATTATTCTCCATTTC contains:
- the LOC100808171 gene encoding aspartyl protease family protein 1 isoform X2: MACHRWLCISLLLLLLLSLASQSCHALHSFGFDIHHRFSDPVKEILGVHDLPDKGTRQYYVAMAHRDRIFRGRRLAAGYHSPLTFIPSNETYQIEAFGFLHFANVSVGTPPLSFLVALDTGSDLFWLPCNCTKCVHGIGLSNGEKIAFNIYDLKGSSTSQPVLCNSSLCELQRQCPSSDTICPYEVNYLSNGTSTTGFLVEDVLHLITDDDKTKDADTRITFGCGQVQTGAFLDGAAPNGLFGLGMSNESVPSILAKEGLTSNSFSMCFGSDGLGRITFGDNSSLVQGKTPFNLRALHPNQTVELSINLTMKGGDNYLVTDPIVTVSGEGINLLCLGVLKSNNVNIIGQNFMTGYRIVFDRENMILGWRESNCYDDELSTLPINRSNTPAISPAIAVNPEARSSQSNNPVLSPNLSFKIKPTSAFMMALFVLLAIF
- the LOC100808171 gene encoding aspartyl protease family protein 1 isoform X1; amino-acid sequence: MACHRWLCISLLLLLLLSLASQSCHALHSFGFDIHHRFSDPVKEILGVHDLPDKGTRQYYVAMAHRDRIFRGRRLAAGYHSPLTFIPSNETYQIEAFGFLHFANVSVGTPPLSFLVALDTGSDLFWLPCNCTKCVHGIGLSNGEKIAFNIYDLKGSSTSQPVLCNSSLCELQRQCPSSDTICPYEVNYLSNGTSTTGFLVEDVLHLITDDDKTKDADTRITFGCGQVQTGAFLDGAAPNGLFGLGMSNESVPSILAKEGLTSNSFSMCFGSDGLGRITFGDNSSLVQGKTPFNLRALHPTYNITVTQIIVGEKVDDLEFHAIFDSGTSFTYLNDPAYKQITNSFNSEIKLQRHSTSSSNELPFEYCYELSPNQTVELSINLTMKGGDNYLVTDPIVTVSGEGINLLCLGVLKSNNVNIIGQNFMTGYRIVFDRENMILGWRESNCYDDELSTLPINRSNTPAISPAIAVNPEARSSQSNNPVLSPNLSFKIKPTSAFMMALFVLLAIF